A window from Microbacterium ginsengiterrae encodes these proteins:
- the recN gene encoding DNA repair protein RecN gives MIEEMRMQGLGVIDDAVLPLGPGFTAITGETGAGKTMVVTGLGLLLGQRADSGAVRAGATQASVAGVWVVPDSGPVADIVTDAGGELEPFGDAQGELYVSRTLSAEGRSRASVGGRAAPAAVLSALADELVVVHGQSEQLRLRSAAAQRDALDRFGGHPVTEARERYAAAYAHWRELDAEIADISENRDRRAAEADSLREALALIEATAPEEGEDVVLAERAERLANAEELRLAASLARNAISSEEGETDASALVAEARRQLERATDPALSGIADGVADVGYRLSDLALQLSAYLADLDESGPHELAAVEERRAALTALIRAHGSLDDALEVWRTGSTRLAELDDDDDRIERLQAERDTARAALDDAATALTAARTEAAERLGRAVTEELHALAMPDARLEVAVREGVESTHGRDDVAILLAPHPGAEPRSVAKSASGGELSRVMLAIEVVIAGTDPVPTFVFDEVDAGIGGAAAIEVGRRLARLAETSQVIAVTHLAQVAAFATNHLSVVKSHDGSVTASSVRRLEGADREAEMARLLSGLTDSDAALTHARELLSLGVPANC, from the coding sequence GTGATCGAGGAGATGCGGATGCAGGGCCTTGGGGTCATCGATGACGCCGTGCTGCCCCTCGGGCCCGGATTCACCGCGATCACGGGCGAGACCGGCGCGGGCAAGACCATGGTCGTCACCGGCCTCGGACTGCTGCTCGGCCAACGAGCGGACTCTGGTGCGGTGCGCGCAGGGGCGACGCAGGCCTCCGTCGCCGGCGTCTGGGTCGTCCCTGACTCCGGGCCGGTGGCTGACATCGTCACCGATGCCGGCGGAGAGCTGGAGCCGTTCGGCGACGCGCAGGGCGAGCTCTACGTGTCGAGGACGCTGAGTGCGGAGGGCCGCAGCAGGGCGAGCGTCGGCGGACGCGCAGCGCCGGCCGCCGTGCTCTCGGCCCTTGCGGACGAGCTCGTCGTCGTGCACGGTCAGTCGGAGCAGCTCCGGCTGCGCTCCGCCGCGGCGCAGCGCGATGCCCTCGACCGGTTCGGCGGGCATCCGGTGACGGAGGCGAGAGAGCGGTACGCGGCCGCGTATGCGCACTGGCGCGAGCTGGACGCCGAGATCGCAGACATCTCCGAGAACCGGGACCGCCGCGCTGCCGAGGCCGACAGTCTCCGTGAGGCGCTCGCGCTGATCGAGGCGACCGCGCCGGAAGAAGGGGAGGACGTCGTCCTCGCCGAGCGCGCCGAGCGGCTGGCCAATGCGGAGGAGCTGCGGCTCGCGGCATCCCTCGCACGCAACGCGATCTCGAGTGAAGAGGGCGAGACGGACGCCTCCGCGCTCGTCGCCGAAGCACGCCGTCAGCTCGAGCGCGCCACCGACCCTGCGCTGTCCGGCATCGCCGACGGCGTTGCGGACGTCGGCTACCGCCTGTCGGATCTCGCTCTGCAGCTCTCGGCGTATCTCGCCGATCTCGATGAGAGCGGTCCCCACGAACTCGCGGCGGTGGAGGAGCGACGGGCGGCTCTCACCGCCCTGATCCGTGCGCACGGATCCCTGGACGACGCCCTCGAGGTCTGGCGCACCGGATCCACTCGTCTCGCGGAACTCGACGACGATGACGACCGGATCGAGCGCCTGCAGGCCGAGCGCGACACGGCGCGGGCCGCACTCGACGACGCGGCGACGGCGTTGACGGCCGCGCGCACAGAGGCCGCAGAGCGGTTGGGGCGCGCAGTCACGGAGGAGCTGCACGCGCTGGCGATGCCGGACGCACGGTTGGAGGTCGCCGTCCGCGAGGGCGTGGAGAGCACGCACGGCCGCGATGACGTCGCCATCCTGCTCGCCCCGCATCCCGGCGCGGAACCGCGCTCCGTGGCCAAGAGCGCCTCGGGCGGCGAGCTCTCGCGCGTCATGCTGGCGATCGAGGTCGTCATCGCCGGCACCGACCCGGTCCCGACCTTCGTCTTCGACGAGGTGGACGCCGGCATCGGCGGTGCCGCCGCGATCGAGGTCGGGCGGCGACTCGCCCGACTCGCCGAGACGTCGCAGGTCATCGCCGTCACACATCTGGCGCAGGTCGCCGCTTTCGCCACCAACCATCTCTCCGTCGTGAAATCCCACGACGGCAGCGTCACCGCCTCCAGCGTCCGGCGTCTGGAGGGTGCCGACCGCGAAGCGGAGATGGCACGCCTCCTCTCCGGACTCACCGATTCGGATGCCGCACTCACCCATGCCCGAGAGCTACTCAGCCTCGGGGTCCCCGCCAACTGTTAG
- a CDS encoding NAD kinase: MNERNILVVAHAGRDDTVAAARRVIQLLRSAGARPVLSADDRDELSAVDGDFSDVVTLGADVAVDDLELAIVLGGDGTILRAAELVRSIHSAPVLGINMGHVGFLAEIERDAMDDAVERVIARDYVVEERLALAVRVKDSAGDVVYETWALNEATVEKASRERMIEVVVEIDGRPLSSYGCDGMVISTPTGSTAYNFSAGGPVIWPAVEAISVIPLSAHALFARPLVVSPDAAVAIEMLERTSGTGILWCDGRRSHELPPGARVVVRRSSRPVRLARLHPSAFTDRLVRKFQLPVAGWRGAAS, translated from the coding sequence ATGAACGAGCGCAACATCCTGGTCGTCGCCCACGCCGGCCGGGACGACACGGTCGCCGCAGCCCGTCGCGTCATCCAGCTGCTCCGCAGCGCCGGCGCACGCCCCGTCCTGTCCGCCGACGACCGCGACGAACTGTCCGCCGTCGACGGCGACTTCTCCGATGTCGTCACGCTCGGTGCGGACGTCGCGGTGGACGACCTCGAACTCGCCATCGTCCTCGGCGGTGATGGGACGATCCTCCGCGCGGCGGAGCTCGTCCGCAGCATCCACAGCGCCCCTGTCCTCGGCATCAACATGGGGCACGTCGGCTTCCTGGCCGAGATCGAACGCGATGCGATGGACGACGCCGTCGAACGCGTCATCGCCAGGGACTACGTCGTCGAGGAGCGTCTCGCCCTCGCCGTCCGTGTGAAGGATTCCGCCGGAGACGTCGTCTACGAGACGTGGGCGCTCAACGAGGCCACCGTCGAGAAGGCCAGCCGCGAACGCATGATCGAGGTCGTCGTCGAGATCGACGGCCGTCCGCTGTCGAGCTACGGCTGCGACGGCATGGTGATCTCCACGCCGACCGGGTCGACGGCATACAACTTCTCCGCCGGGGGACCGGTGATCTGGCCGGCCGTCGAGGCGATCTCCGTCATCCCGCTCTCCGCGCACGCGCTCTTCGCGCGCCCCCTCGTCGTCAGCCCTGATGCCGCCGTCGCGATCGAGATGCTCGAGCGCACCTCGGGCACCGGCATCCTCTGGTGCGACGGACGACGCTCGCACGAACTGCCGCCCGGTGCCCGCGTGGTCGTGCGTCGGTCGTCCCGTCCTGTCCGGCTCGCCCGACTGCACCCGTCGGCGTTCACCGATCGCCTCGTGCGCAAGTTCCAACTGCCCGTGGCCGGCTGGCGAGGAGCGGCATCGTGA
- a CDS encoding tyrosine-type recombinase/integrase, producing MEKPQKLASGRWRARIYRDGKRVSLGVFDTKQEAVAAQAHAIIHQDEKRGSIKFWRYAEAHLMARKHDLAPGTWDNYIRDYRNHLQPTFGEKKLTDITPNMVRRWWTSMEDKKIPRRSSYMLLSNIMKQASEDGEILKWVPIKGASRNVSTQRASVDAFNVQMLKLATADPQVATLLQVLLSSGLRIGEVLALDWEDVDLEQGTLHVHRHLTKYGLKPGRKRHPEADILQPISEAAVSALTAWKQRGGGRGPVWLNSASQRLSYNAWHDRWLELRKEFGLEHVHTHDIRAVHLTEFAAHATLAELMERGGHTDIRSALVYQRPSFDRQKQIVKQLAI from the coding sequence ATGGAAAAACCACAGAAGCTTGCCAGTGGTCGCTGGAGAGCGCGCATCTACAGGGACGGTAAGCGGGTATCGCTGGGCGTCTTCGACACCAAGCAGGAGGCCGTAGCGGCTCAGGCTCACGCCATCATCCATCAGGACGAGAAGAGAGGGAGTATCAAGTTCTGGCGGTACGCAGAAGCACACCTGATGGCGCGGAAGCACGACCTGGCCCCGGGAACGTGGGACAACTACATCCGGGACTACCGGAATCACCTCCAGCCAACGTTCGGCGAGAAGAAGCTCACCGATATCACGCCCAACATGGTCCGTCGTTGGTGGACGAGCATGGAGGACAAGAAGATCCCGCGGCGGTCGAGCTACATGCTCTTGTCGAACATCATGAAACAGGCGAGCGAAGACGGGGAGATCCTGAAGTGGGTCCCTATCAAAGGGGCATCTCGCAACGTTTCGACGCAGAGAGCGTCCGTCGATGCCTTCAACGTACAGATGCTCAAGCTGGCGACAGCGGACCCACAGGTGGCCACGCTCCTCCAAGTGCTCCTGTCATCCGGCTTAAGGATCGGAGAGGTACTCGCACTCGACTGGGAGGATGTCGACCTCGAGCAAGGCACGCTTCACGTGCACCGGCACCTGACGAAGTACGGATTGAAGCCCGGTCGGAAGAGACACCCGGAAGCGGACATCCTGCAACCAATCTCAGAAGCCGCTGTGAGCGCGCTGACAGCCTGGAAGCAACGCGGCGGCGGTCGAGGCCCGGTCTGGCTCAACAGCGCCTCACAGCGCCTTTCTTACAACGCCTGGCACGACAGGTGGCTGGAACTCCGTAAAGAGTTCGGCCTCGAGCACGTTCACACGCACGATATCCGCGCTGTCCACCTGACAGAGTTCGCCGCCCACGCAACTTTGGCTGAGCTGATGGAGCGCGGTGGTCACACAGACATTCGTAGCGCGCTTGTGTACCAGAGGCCAAGCTTCGACCGGCAGAAGCAAATCGTGAAGCAACTCGCTATCTGA
- a CDS encoding helix-turn-helix domain-containing protein: MAAQSSIDRHPDRERIVELIASGMPGAEIARRYSVSESAISRWRSSRMQVLNQIITDDGTDPTEIMGRLADLADSARVTRKLADASSSPQVRARAIAAELSVLDRLAKLGVDDTSTTRLNQALGPLVRTVQTLYRRFPSEVLSALAEHEELHELRQSLQAQKKKPVTQVTETDAES, encoded by the coding sequence ATGGCCGCGCAGAGCAGTATCGACAGGCATCCCGACCGGGAGCGCATCGTCGAACTCATCGCGTCGGGAATGCCGGGCGCTGAGATCGCACGAAGATACTCGGTGTCGGAAAGCGCCATAAGTAGATGGCGTTCCAGCCGCATGCAGGTGCTGAACCAGATCATCACCGACGACGGCACTGACCCCACGGAGATCATGGGTCGTCTGGCCGATCTCGCAGACTCCGCCAGGGTTACCCGGAAGCTGGCTGACGCATCCAGCTCACCGCAGGTGAGGGCCCGAGCCATCGCGGCAGAGCTAAGCGTGCTCGACCGCCTTGCCAAGCTCGGGGTCGATGACACGTCGACGACGCGCCTGAACCAGGCGCTGGGGCCGTTGGTTCGCACCGTTCAGACCCTCTATCGGAGGTTCCCCTCCGAAGTGCTCAGTGCGCTCGCGGAGCACGAAGAACTGCACGAACTACGACAGAGCCTTCAGGCTCAGAAAAAGAAACCAGTGACGCAGGTCACGGAGACGGACGCAGAATCATGA
- a CDS encoding recombinase family protein, whose amino-acid sequence MATSTGSRLGYIRVSTGKQDESLQHDALDGAKVLKRNRYVDHGISGSTTERPALSALLSDAEAGDTVVVYKLDRLGRSTAHVASLIADLTERGVFIESISDGLNSSTPTGRAMLQMLAIFAEMERSFIQERTRAGLAAAKAQGRTGGRPKATDRKQVRQAQSLRDAGEPVPDIARTLGVSIATVYRITKAKASA is encoded by the coding sequence ATGGCAACCTCGACGGGAAGCCGGCTTGGCTACATTCGCGTCTCGACCGGCAAGCAAGACGAATCCCTCCAGCACGACGCGCTCGACGGCGCGAAGGTGCTGAAGAGGAATCGCTACGTCGATCACGGAATCTCCGGGTCGACGACCGAGCGCCCTGCGCTCTCAGCGCTTCTCTCAGACGCCGAAGCCGGGGATACCGTCGTCGTCTATAAGCTCGATCGCTTGGGGCGCTCCACGGCTCACGTAGCCTCTCTGATCGCCGATCTCACCGAGCGTGGCGTGTTCATCGAGTCGATCAGCGATGGACTCAACTCCAGCACGCCGACCGGGCGCGCAATGCTCCAGATGCTCGCGATCTTTGCAGAGATGGAGCGGAGCTTCATCCAAGAGCGCACTAGAGCAGGGCTCGCCGCCGCGAAAGCTCAGGGGCGCACAGGTGGCCGTCCGAAGGCGACCGACAGAAAGCAAGTTCGACAGGCGCAGTCCCTCCGGGACGCGGGAGAACCTGTGCCTGACATCGCCCGCACGCTCGGGGTGAGCATCGCCACGGTGTACCGGATTACGAAGGCAAAGGCGAGCGCCTAG
- a CDS encoding TlyA family rRNA (cytidine-2'-O)-methyltransferase, translated as MTRLDAALASRGLARSRTHAATLIAAGLVSVDGRQIVKASTAVSDDAEIVVAETDHYVSRGAHKLVAALDAFDVRVDGRLALDMGASTGGFTQVLRERGARKVLAVDVGHDQLSPTIAADPGVIPVEGFNVRYMTRESLADATRESDAPEVIVGDLSFISLELVLPAVAAVAAPGSDIVVLVKPQFEVGRTAVRGGLVTDPATRADAVGRVVWHGWDAGLGMLGIIASPILGTHGNAEFLVHMAPGRGSNPTEFLHDIERLSLSRK; from the coding sequence GTGACGCGGCTCGACGCGGCACTCGCCTCCCGCGGACTCGCGCGTTCGCGCACCCACGCGGCGACTCTCATCGCCGCCGGTCTGGTGAGCGTCGACGGACGGCAGATCGTCAAGGCCTCGACGGCCGTGTCGGATGACGCGGAGATCGTCGTCGCCGAGACCGATCACTACGTCAGCCGCGGCGCGCACAAGCTCGTCGCCGCACTCGACGCGTTCGACGTCCGGGTCGACGGCCGCCTCGCGTTGGACATGGGCGCGTCGACCGGTGGATTCACCCAGGTGCTCCGCGAACGCGGTGCACGGAAGGTGCTGGCCGTCGATGTCGGACACGACCAGCTGTCGCCGACGATCGCCGCCGACCCCGGCGTCATCCCCGTCGAGGGATTCAACGTGCGGTACATGACCCGCGAGAGCCTCGCCGACGCCACACGGGAGTCCGACGCGCCGGAGGTCATCGTCGGCGACCTCTCGTTCATCTCGCTCGAACTGGTCCTTCCTGCCGTCGCCGCTGTCGCCGCACCTGGCTCCGACATCGTCGTGCTCGTCAAACCGCAGTTCGAAGTGGGCCGCACGGCCGTTCGCGGTGGACTGGTGACCGACCCCGCCACCCGCGCCGATGCCGTCGGCCGCGTCGTCTGGCACGGATGGGATGCGGGACTGGGAATGCTGGGGATCATCGCGTCACCGATCCTCGGCACGCATGGGAACGCGGAGTTCCTCGTCCACATGGCGCCCGGACGGGGGAGCAATCCGACAGAATTCTTGCATGACATCGAAAGGCTTTCATTATCTAGAAAATGA
- a CDS encoding HAD-IIA family hydrolase, with protein sequence MGLFSKKLPTPLDGVDVVLADLDGVVYAGPGALPHAVESLNAVAETRRVGYITNNASRTDASVAEHLTELGLSVAANDVVTSPQAAMRLLASIVPAPATLLIVGGEGLVVEAEKAGYRVTRSADDAPDAVVQGFAPDVAWTDLAEAAFALKVPEEEGGIPWIATNSDWTIPRERGVAPGNGTLVSAVHTAVGRLATVAGKPEVPIFEEAIARFEATKTLFIGDRLDTDIMGAARVGIDSVLVLTGIDRPKHVLAAPEGSRPTYILSDLRELHEPYPQTSRRGGVVTVNGASVRVVGGDVEILSEGESQIDLVRAGATAIWESGTPIFVLNVPEKLYADPFHRP encoded by the coding sequence GTGGGTCTGTTCTCGAAGAAGCTCCCGACCCCGCTGGATGGCGTCGACGTCGTCCTCGCTGACCTCGACGGAGTCGTCTACGCAGGCCCGGGTGCGCTGCCGCATGCGGTGGAGAGCCTGAACGCTGTCGCGGAGACGCGGCGCGTCGGCTACATCACCAACAACGCCTCACGCACCGACGCATCCGTCGCCGAACATCTCACCGAGCTGGGACTCAGTGTCGCGGCGAACGACGTCGTCACGAGCCCGCAGGCGGCCATGCGTCTGCTCGCGTCCATCGTGCCCGCGCCCGCGACCCTGTTGATCGTCGGGGGAGAGGGGCTCGTCGTCGAAGCGGAGAAGGCCGGCTACCGCGTCACCCGCAGCGCCGATGACGCGCCGGATGCCGTCGTGCAGGGGTTCGCCCCCGACGTCGCCTGGACCGACCTCGCCGAAGCGGCCTTCGCCCTCAAGGTTCCCGAGGAGGAGGGGGGCATCCCCTGGATCGCGACGAACAGCGACTGGACGATTCCGCGTGAACGCGGTGTCGCGCCGGGGAACGGCACGCTGGTCTCTGCCGTGCACACCGCCGTGGGACGCCTCGCCACGGTCGCCGGCAAGCCGGAGGTCCCGATCTTCGAGGAGGCCATCGCGCGCTTCGAGGCGACGAAGACGCTGTTCATCGGCGACCGGCTCGACACCGACATCATGGGCGCCGCCCGAGTCGGCATCGACTCCGTGCTCGTGCTCACCGGCATCGACCGCCCGAAGCACGTGCTCGCGGCGCCGGAGGGATCCCGCCCGACCTACATCCTCAGCGACCTGCGGGAACTGCATGAGCCGTACCCGCAGACCTCGCGCCGCGGTGGCGTGGTGACTGTCAACGGGGCATCGGTGCGTGTCGTCGGCGGAGACGTCGAGATCCTCTCCGAGGGTGAAAGTCAGATCGACCTCGTCCGTGCCGGGGCGACGGCGATCTGGGAGTCCGGCACGCCGATCTTCGTGCTGAATGTGCCCGAGAAGCTGTACGCCGACCCGTTCCACCGCCCCTGA